CGGGTGTCGAAGCAGCCGACCGCCGAGGAGGTGACCCTGGCCGGGTTGGTGAGCGGGCCGAGGAGGTTGAACGCGGTCGGCACCCCCAGGTCCCGCCGGACCGCGCCCGCGAACCGCATCGTGGGGTGGAACTTAGCCGCGAAGCAGAAGGTGATCCCGGCCTCCTCCACCACCTGCGCGACCCGCTCGGGCGACAGCTCCAGGTTGATGCCGAGCCGCTCCAGCACGTCGGAGGAACCGCTCGCCGAGGACGAGGCCCGGTTGCCGTGCTTGACGACCCTCGCGCCGGTGCCGGCGATCACGATGGCGGACATCGTCGAGATGTTGACCGTCTTGGCCCGGTCGCCGCCGGTGCCGACGATGTCGACGGCCGGCCCGGGGATGTCCAGCGGCTTCGCGTGGGCGTACATCGTCTCGACGAGGCCGTTGATCTCCTCGACGGTCTCGCCCTTGGCCCGCAGCGCCACCAGGAAGCCCGCGATCTGGGCGTCGGCCGCCTCACCGCTCATGATGCGGTCCATCGCCCACGCCGTGTCGGCGGTGCTCAGGTCCTGTCCGGCGAGCAGCGCGCTCAGTACGTCGGGCCAGGAACGGGCCGCCGCGGTGTCGCCTCCAGCGGGGGTCACAGCGCTCATACGGCCGCTCCTGAGTGTCGTAGAAACATGGTCCGAAAGACATGCCCACCCTATCCAGCCGTGGGCACGGCGAAGGGCCCCGTCCGGTGTTCGGACGGGGCCCTTCGACTGTGGCGTGGCGACGCCTCAGCGATCAGTGGTGGCCGTGGCCGCTCGTGATCTCCTTGTACTCCTCGACGGTGGGCTTGGGGATCTGGGACTCCTCGCCGTAGTACGCCTCGCTCAGCTTGGCGCGCAGCTTCTGGGAGCCCTTCACCTTGCGCTCGACGCCGTTGTCGTCGACGGTCGCGCCGATCACGGCCGGCTCGTACTGCTCGTGCGCGGTGAGCGTGTGCAGTGCGTCCTGGCTGAGCGGCTCGTGGATCTCGACGAACTCACCGTGCGGCAGGCGCTTGATGATGCCCGACTCGCGGCCGTGCAGCACCTTGTCCCGGTCGCGGCGCTGGAGGCCGAGGCAGACCCGCTTGGTGGCGATGAAGACCAGCACCGGCACCACGAAGAAGCCGACGCGCACGAACCAGGTGATCGAGTTGATCGACAGGTGGAAGTGCGTGGCCCAGATGTCGTTGCCGCCACCGATGAGCAGGACGAAGTACCACGAGATCCACGCGGCACCGAAGGCCGTACGGGTCGGGACGTTGCGCGGGCGGTCCAGGATGTGGTGCTCGCGCTTGTCGCCGGTGACCCAGGACTCGATGAACGGGTAGACCGCGATCGCGACCAGGACCAGCGGGAAGATGATCAGCGGGATGAACACGCCCAGGACGAGCGTGTGGCCCCAGAAGTTGATCTCCCAGCCCGGCATGACACGGATCAGGCCCTCGGAGAAGCCCATGTACCAGTCGGGCTGGGCGCCCGTGGACACCATGTCGGGACGGTACGGGCCCATGGACCAGATCGGGTTGATCGAGGCGATCGCCGCGACGGCCGCGATGACACCGAAGACCAGGAAGAAGAAGCCTCCGGCCTTGGCCATGTAGACCGGCAGCAGCGGCATGCCGACGACGTTGTTGTTCGTCTTTCCGGGACCCGCGAACTGCGTGTGCTTGTGGTAGAAGACCAGGATCAGGTGGCCGACCACCAGGCCGAGCATGATGCCCGGCAGCAGCAGGATGTGGATCGAGTAGAACCGCGCGACGAAGTCGCCGCCCGGGAACTCGCCGCCGAAGAGGAAGAACGACAGGTACGTGCCGACGATCGGCACGGACAGGACCGCGCCCTCCATGAAGCGGACACCGGTGCCGGAGAGCAGGTCGTCCGGGAGCGAGTAACCGGTGAAGCCGGTGAACATGCCCAGGACGAACAGCAGGAAGCCGAACAGCCAGTTGACCTCACGCGGCTTGCGGAACGCGCCCGTGAAGAACACCCGCATCATGTGCACGAACATGGCGGCGAGGAAGATCAGCGCCGCCCAGTGGTGGATCTGACGGATCAGCAGACCACCGCGCACATCGAAGGAGATGTGCATCGTCGAGTTGAACGCCTCCGACATCAGCTGCCCCTGGAGCGGGACATAGCTGCCGTGGTACGTCACCTCGTTCATCGACGGGTGGAAGAACAGCGTCAGATACACACCCGTGAGGATGATGATGATGAAGCTGTAGAGGCAGACCTCGCCCAGCATGAACGACCAGTGGTCGGGGAAGATCTTGCGCATGTTGGACTTGGCCAGGGAGTAGATCCCGAGGCGTCCGTCCGCCCAGTCGGCGATCTTCTCGCCGGCCGGTGCCTTCTCGCGCGAACGCCCCGGCGCGCCAGCGCCTGATGAGCTCGTGGAGTTGGTCGTAGTACTCATCCGCGCTCCCAGAATGCAGGACCGACGGGCTCCTCGAAGTCGCCGAGCGCCTGGAGGTAGCCCTCGTCGCTCACGCCGATGCGCAGCTGCGGCAGGGCGTGACCGGCCGGGCCGAAGATCACTCGGGCACCGTCGGAGAGGTCGAAGGTGGACTGGTGGCACGGGCACAGCACGTGGTGCGTCTGCTGCTCGTACAGGGAGATCGGGCAGCCCACGTGGGTGCAGATCTTCGAGAAGGCGACGATGCCCTCGTGCGCCCACTCCAGCTCGCGCTTGTCCTTGATGTTGGCCGGCTGGAGCCGGACGATCATCAGCGCCGACTTGGCGATCTCGGTCTGGAACTCCTCGTCGGTCTCCTCCAGGCCCTCGGGCTTGGCGAAGGTGAGCGAGCCGACGGCCACGTCCGAGGGACGCAGCGGCAGGTTCGTGTTCATGTTGACGAGCAGCTTGCCCTTGGACCACAGGGTGTGGCGGAGCTTCGTCCCCGGCAGCGGGCCCAGGTCGCGCAGCAGCATGACGCCGGAGAGCGGGAACAGGGCCAGCGCGCCGAACATCGTGTTGCGGATCAGCTTGCGGCGGCCGAGGGCCGACTCCTTGGCACCGTCCTTGAAGTCGGCCATGACCTTGGCCTTGACCTCGGGGGGCGCCTCGATCGCGTGCCGCTCGTCGGCGATCTCCACGTCGGACATCAGGGTGCGGGCCCAGTGGACCGCGCCCGCGCCGATGGTGAAGAGCGCTCCGCCGAGGGTCAGACCCAGCGCGAAGTTGAGCGCGTTGATGTGACCGATCGGGAAGACGAAGATCGCCTTGTCGTGCGGGATCGCCACGTAGGAGGCGATGAACCCGACCGTGAGGAGCATCGACAGGGTGAACAGGAAGGCGACGACGCGCTCGGACCGCTTGGCGGCCCGCTCGTCGATGTCCTGGACACGGTGCTCGTGCGGCGGCAGTCCCGGGTCGGCGAACGGGTCCTGCTCGTCCGCGACCGACACCGCGCCGTGCGCGTCCTGCTCAGCGGGCAGGTTCTCTTCTGGAATGTCTTGGCTACTCATGACTTCTTGGCCTTTGCGGTCCGAGCGGCGACCCAGACGGCTACCGCGATCAGCGCGCCCAGACCGAAGATCCAGGCGAAGAGACCCTCACTGACCGGACCGAGACCACCCAGCTCAAGCCCGCCGGGGCTCTCGGTGTTGTCGCCGTTGACCGCGTTGAGGTACGCGATGATGTCCTTCTTGTTCTTCGACGACAGCGTGGTGTCGGGGAAGGAAGGCATGTTCTGCGGGCCGGTCTGCATGGCCTCGTAGATGTGCTTCGGAGCGACACCCTCGAGGCTCGGCGCGAACTTGCCGTGCGTCAGCGCGCCGCCCTTGCCGGTGAAGTTGTGGCACTGGGCGCAGTTGGTGCGGAACAGCTCGCCACCCTTGGCGATGTCCGAACCGGCGGGCCCGTACTCGTTCTTCGTCGGGATGACCGGGCCGGCGCCCAGCGAGGCGATGTACGCCGCGAGCTGGTCGATCTCGGCCTGGGAGTAGATGACCTTCTTGGCCGGGATCTGAGCACCCGGCTGCTGCGCCGGCATCCGGCCGGTGCCGACCTGGAAGTCGACCGCCGCGGCGCCGACACCCACCAGGCTCGGACCGTCGGAACTGCCCTGACCGCCGGTGCCGTGGCAGCTTGCGCAGCCGACGGCGAACAGCTTCTTGCCCTCGTCGATGGCGAGGGACTGGGCGGACTCGTCGGCCTGCGCCTTGCTCGCGGGCGCGAACGCGGCGTACAGCCCCCAGTTGCCGCCAGCGCGAAGAGTAGGACGACGACCGCCGCCAGCGGATGGCGTCGTCGGGTGGAGAGCTTTTTCACGGATTACCCCGGTGTCAGGATCTTCTGCGTCGATGCTTCTGGAATGTGCGCTTCTTGGCTGCGCGCGGGATCGGGCCCGACTACTTGATCAAGTAGATCGTGGCGAAGAGGCCGATCCAGACGACATCGACGAAGTGCCAGTAGTAGGACACGACGATGGCCGCGGTCGCCTGTTCGTGAGTGAACCTCTTCGCCGCGTAGGTACGTCCGAGGACGAACAGGAAGGCGATGAGGCCGCCCGTCACGTGCATGCCGTGGAACCCGGTGGTCAGGTAGAACACCGAGCCGTACGGGTCGGAGGACAGCGACAGGCCGTCCTTCTTCACCAGCTCCGTGTACTCGAAGATCTGACCGCCGATGAAGATCGCACCCATCACGAACGTGATGATGAACCAGCCCCTGAGCTTCTTCACGTCCCCGCGCTCGGCGGCGAAGACGCCGAGCTGGCAGGTGAGGGAGGAGAGCACCAGGATCGTGGTGTTGGTCGCGGAGAACGGAAGGTTGAGATGGCTCGCCATCTCCTTCCAGTGATCCGGACCGGTCACCGATCGCAGGGTGAAGTACATCGCGAAGAGGGCCGCGAAGAACATCAGCTCGGAACTCAGCCAGATGATGGTTCCGACGCTGGTGAGGTTCGGCCGGTTGACCGACGGGTGCGCGTGCCCGGTTTCTACTGTCGTTGCTGTCGCCACGACCGACATTATGTCGGTCGCTTATCCCGCCCTCACTCCGGGGGGTGCCGTTCGGAGTGTTCGCAGCGTGTGTACTGCCCGTATGGCCCATCGCAGGGGTGTTCCAACAGGTGTTGACGGGGTGTTCAAGGGAGTAGCATCCGCGCAACGGACCTTGGGAGGAAGAATGCAGGCGACCGCCACGGTGCTGGTCTACAGCGATGACTCCAACACCCGCGAGCAGGTACGGCTCGCCGCCGGCAGGCGGCCGGCCGCTGACGTGCCGTTGGTCGAGTTCCTGGAGTGCGCTACGCCCGCGGCGGCTTTGAAGGAGCTGGACCGGGGTGGGATCGACGTCTGTGTGTTCGACGGGGAGTCCTCGCCGATGGGGGGCATGGGGTTGTGCCGCCAGGTGAAGGACGAGGTCTTCAACTGCCCGCCGGTGCTGGTGCTGATCGGGCGGCCGCAGGATGCGTGGCTCGCCACGTGGAGCCGTGCTGAGGCCGCGGTGACCCTTCCGGTGGATCCCGTTGAGTTCGCGGCCTCTCTTGCCTCTCTGCTGCGTCAGAAGCGGGCGTTGAGCGCCTAGCGAGTCTTGAGCGCCTAGTGGGGTGGGGCGCGAGTCTCGTGGCGACTGCGGGCCGGCTGTGGCTGGTCGCGCAGTTCCCCGCGCCCCTGGGTGGGTTGCCCCTGGGTGGGTTGCCCCTGGGTGAGTCACGCTGACTCGGGGCGCAAACGTGCCGCGTCTTCCGGCCTGGGACCGTCCGGCGTTCCGCCCACCAGTGCGCTGCCACCCCGCCAGTTCTTCCAGCCGAGGTTCCAGTCGCCGTAGCCGTTGCCGAAGGGTTCCATCTCGTCGCCGTTCGAGTTGATGACCTTGACGACGTCGCCCTCGTGGACGGTGTCGAAGAACCACTCGGCGTTGCTGGTGCTCATGCCGGTGCAGCCGTGGCTGACGTTCTCGGAGCCCTGGGAGCCCACCGACCAGGGGGCGGCGTGGACGTACTCGCCGCTCCAGGTGACGCGGGTCGCGTAGTACACGGGGAGGTCGTACGAGTCCGAGGAGCCCTCGGAGATGCCGACGGTGGTTCCGCGCATCCGTACGAAGTACTCCTTGCCCAGTACGACCTTGACGCCGTTTCGGGTCTCGAAGCCGGGCTTGCCGGTGGTGACGGGGATCTCGTTGATCTCCTCGCCGTTCTTGTAGACCGTCATCTCGTGGGACGCGGCGTCCGTCACGGCGACGATCTTGTCGCCGGTGGTGAGCTTGAGGCCCTTTGAACTGCCGCCCCACAGGCGGTCGCTGATCTTCACGCCGTCGAGGTCGCTGCGCACCTGGACGGTGGCGTGGGCGGGCCAGTAGTCCTTGGGGCGGTAGTGGAGTTCCTTGTCGTCCACCCAGTGCCAGGCGCCCTCGACGGCGGGTACGGAGTCCACCCTGAGGGCGCGTTCCACGATGGCCCGCTGCGCCTTGTCCTTGACGGGCATGTTCAGTTCGGCGGTGACCGGCTGGCCGACGCCGTACTTGCCCGCGTCGGGACCGAACTTCACGGTGAGGCTCTTCTTTGCGGTCGGCTTGCTGGTGTCGAAGGTGAGGACCTTGCGGCCGGGGGCGCCGTCCTCGTCCTCCGTGCTCACGCTGACCGTGTAGTGGGCGTTGGCGGCCAGCGGGGAGGTGCTGTGCCAGCGAGTGCCGTCGGCGGCGAGTTCGCCCGTGACGTAGCGTCCCGTGGCGTCCACGGCGGTGACGTCCGTGATGCGGCCGTCGTCACCGGAGGCGGTGACGGCCAGAGGCTTGTCGGGGTCGACCTTCTTGCCCTTGCCGGACGGACCGTTGAAGGAGATCTGCCCCGCCGCGTCGTACGGCTTGGCCGACAGCGGGTTGCCGCCGTCGGACCCGCAGGCGGTGACGCCCGCGCCGAGGGAGATCACCAGCAGAGTGCAGCTGACGACGGTGCGGGTGCGCGGAGAGTGGTTCATGGGGTCACGCTATGAAGCTTCGTCAGCCCCGGCGCGGTGAGTAACCCGGACGAGGGACCGGCGTTGCGGCAAAAGCACGAGCCCGGACCCTCCTGACGGAGTGTCCGGGCTCGCGAGTGCTCCGCGCGTGCTACTGGGTGCGGTCTTCACCGCGGTAGTACTCGAAGACCCAGCCGTACAGGCCGATCATGATGATCGGGGCGGAGAAGTACAGCAGCCACCAGCCGATCGCGATCGACAGGAAGGCCAGTGCGCCACCGACACCGAGGGCGAGGGGCTGCCAGCTGTGCGGGCTGAAGAAGCCCACCTCGCCGGCCTCGTCCGCGACGTCGGCCTCCTTGTTGTCCTGCGCGAGCGTGTCGATCCGCCGGGCCGTGAAGCCCAGGTAGAAGCCGACCATGATGCACAGGCCGAAGGCCATGAAGAGGGCCGTGGTACCGGCCGCCTCCTTGGACCAGACGCCGTAGACGATCGCCGTGGCGAGCACGAAGACGGCCAGCCACATGAACATCCTGCCCTGGACCTTCACTTGCCCGCCTCCTTGCCGCCAGTGAGGGCCTTGTCACCGTGATGCGCGTTCTCGAGCTGGTCGAGGGCGGCGATCTCCGGGTGGTGCAGGTCGAACGCCGGGGATTCGCTGCGGATCCGCGGCAGGGTGAGGAAGTTGTGCCGCGGCGGCGGGCAGGACGTCGCCCACTCGAGCGAACGGCCGTAGCCCCACGGGTCGTCGACCTCGACCTTCTTGCCGTACTTCGCCGTCTTCCACACGTTGTAGAGGAACGGCAGGATCGACAGGCCGAGCAGGAAGGAGCTGATCGTCGAGATCGTGTTCAGGGCGGTGAAGCCGTCGGCCGCGAGATAGTCCGCGTAACGACGGGGCATGCCCTCGGCACCCAGCCAGTGCTGGACCAGGAAGGTGCCATGGAAGCCGATGAACAGCGTCCAGAAGGTGATCTTGCCGAGGCGCTCGTCGAGCATCTTGCCGGTCATCTTCGGCCACCAGAAGTGGAAGCCGGAGAACATCGCGAACACGACCGTGCCGAAGACCACGTAGTGGAAGTGGGCGACGACGAAGTACGAGTCCGAGACGTGGAAGTCCATCGGCGGCGAGGCCAGGATGACACCGGTCAGACCACCGAAGGTGAAGGTGATCAGGAAGCCGGTGGCCCAGAGCATCGGGGTCTCGAAGGACAGGGACCCCTTCCACATCGTTCCGATCCAGTTGAAGAACTTCACGCCTGTTGGCACGGCGATGAGGAACGTCATGAAGGAGAAGAACGGGAGGAGCACTCCGCCGGTGACGTACATGTGGTGGGCCCACACGGTCACGGACAGACCGGCGATGGAGATCGTGGCCGCGACCAGTCCCATGTAGCCGAACATCGGCTTGCGGGAGAAGACCGGGATGACCTCGGAGATGATGCCGAAGAACGGCAGCGCGATGATGTACACCTCTGGATGGCCGAAGAACCAGAAGAGGTGTTGCCACAGCAACGCACCGCCGTTTGCCGCGTCGAAGACATGTGCCCCGAATTTCCGATCCGCCTCCAGCGCGAAGAGCGCGGCGGCGAGGACCGGGAAGGCCAGCAGAACGAGTACGGCGGTCAGCAGCACGTTCCACACGAAGATCGGCATGCGGAACATCGTCATGCCCGGTGCGCGCATGCAGATGATCGTGGTGATGAAGTTGACCGCGCCGAGGATCGTGCCGAAGCCGGAGAAGGCCAGACCCATGATCCACATGTCGGCGCCGATGCCCGGCGAACGGACCGCGTCCGACAGCGGGGAGTACGCGAACCAGCCGAAGTCCGCCGCGCCCTGCGGGGTGAGGAAGCCACCCACCGCGATGGTCGAGCCGAAGAGATACAGCCAGTAGGCGAACATGTTCAGCCGCGGGAACGCCACGTCGGGCGCGCCGATCTGCAGCGGCATGATCCAGTTCGTGAAACCGGCGAACAGCGGCGTCGCGAACATCAGCAGCATGATCGTGCCGTGCATCGTGAACGCCTGGTTGAACTGCTCGTTCGACAGGATCTGCAGACCCGGCCGGGCCAGCTCGGCGCGCATCAGCAGCGCCATGACGCCGCCGATCAGGAAGAACGCGAACGACGTGACCAGATACAGCGTGCCGATCGTCTTGTGGTCGGTGGTGGTGAGCCACTTGATCACGACGTTACCGGGTTGCTTGCGCCTTACCGGCAGCTCGTCCGCGTAGTGGGACTCTGCTGCCGCGGCACCCTGAGGTTCGTTGAGGATGCTCACAGGTTGTTCGTCTCCCGGTTCTTCTCGTGGCTCGTCTGCGCGATGCCAGCGGGGATGTAACCGGTCTGCCCCTTCTTGGCGAGGTCCTTGAGGTGCTGCTGGTAAACCTCCGGCGAGACGACCTTCACGTTGAACAGCATCCGGGAGTGGTCGACACCGCAGAGCTCGGCGCACTTGCCGAGGTAGGTGCCCTCCTTGTTGGGAGTCACCTGGAAGGCGTTGGTGTGGCCCGGGACGACGTCCATCTTCATCAGGAACGGCACCACCCAGAAGTCGTGGATGACGTCACGTGAGGTGAGGACGAAGCGGACCGTCTCGCCCTTGGGGAGCCAGAGGGTCGGACCAGGGTTGCCCGTCTGCTGGTTCTTCGTGGCGGGCGTACCGACGTCGTAGACTCCGCCGGCGTTCGCCGGGAACTCCTTCTTGAACCGGTCCGGAATCGCGGCCAGGTTCTTGTCGGTCGTCGCGTCGCCGCTGACACCGTCGACGTTCTCGATGTAGTTGAAGCCCCAGCTCCACTGGAAGCCCACGACGTTGACCGTCACGTCGGGCTTCTTGTCGAGGCTCAGGAGCTTCGTCTCGTCGCGGGCGGTGAAGTAGAACAACACCGAGACGATGATGAGCGGAACAACCGTGTACAGCGCCTCAATAGGCATGTTGTACCGGGTCTGCGGGGGGATCTCGACCTTGGTGCGGCTGCGCCGGTGGAACACGACGCTCCACATGATCAGGCCCCACACCAGGATGCCGACGGCGAGCGCGGCGGCCCAGGACCCCTGCCAGAGGGAGAGGATCCGCGGACCCTCTTCCGTGGTCGGGGTGGGGAAACCAAGGCGAGGAAAGTCCTTGGATGTGCAACCGGTCGCGGTCGCCAGGACCAGGCCCGCAGTCATTGCCTGCAGCAGCTTCCGCCGCATCGGGCGCCGCGGCGAGCGGTCGGAGCCGTTGGGACTCACGTAGCGCCTTCCCGAGAGTCTCGCCCGCGCGGATTGGCTGCGGCCTGCCTTCACGCGGGTCGGTCGCCGCCCTGCGTCGGGCAGGGGTTTGGATGTTTATGCGGACCAAACCCTAGCCGACGCCCTCCGGGGGTTCGCGGGGAGGGTGGCATACGCGTCGCCCGTTACTCCTTGCGCCTAATAGCTCGGGGGTTCAGGTGATTTGGGCGGGTGCGGGGTGCGTTGTGGTTGCTCGCGCCCCGCGGCGGAGCCGCTATGTCACAGTCTCGCGCCCCTTTGTAGCTCCCCCTCGTTTTAACGTTGCCGTGTGTCCTACTTCGATGCCGCCTCGTCCGCTCCCCTTCATCCAGTAGCCCAGCAAGCCTTGTTGGCGGCTCTCGACGACGGGTGGGCCGATCCCGCTCGGCTCTACAGAGAGGGACGCAAAGCCCGATTGCTGCTGGACGCTGCCCGCGAGGCCGCAGCCGAAGCTGTGGGATGCCGGGCCGACGAACTCGTCTTCACGTCCTCCGGGACGCGGGCCGTACACACGGGAATCGCGGGGGCATTGGCGGGGCGGCGGCGCGTCGGGCGTCACCTGATCGTGTCAGCGGTTGAACACTCTTCCGTGCTCCATTCGGCCGAGGCACTGGTCGCGGAGGGCGGTTCGTCCACCGAGGTGCCCGTGGACCGTACGGGCGCGGTGAGCGTGGCGGCCTACGCCGACTCCCTCCGCTCGGACACCGCCCTGGCCTGTCTCCAGTCGGCCAACCACGAGGTGGGGACCCTCCAGCCGGTCGCCGAGGTGGCCGAGGCGTGCCGGGCGGTCGGGGTGCCGTTGCTGGTCGACGCGGCCCAGTCGCTGGGCTGGGGCCCGGTGGAGGGCCCGTGGTCGCTGCTCACGGCGAGCGCGCACAAGTGGGGCGGCCCGGCCGGCGTCGGCCTGCTGGCGGTCCGCAAGGGCGCGCGCTTCGCGCCCCAACACCCCGTCGACGAACGGGAGTCGGGCCGCGCCCCCGGCTTCGAGAACATCCCCGCCGTGGTGGCCGCGGCCGCCTCGCTCCGCGCCGTCCGCACAGAGGCGGCCCAGGAGGCGCTACGGCTGCGGGAACTGACGGAGCGGATCCGGACCCGGGTGCCGCGGCTGGTGCCGGGCGTGGATGTGGTCGGCGATCCGGTGCGGCGGCTGCCCGGGATCGTCACCTTCTCCTGTCTCTATGTCGATGGAGAGACCCTCCTCCACGAACTGGACCGCGCCGGTTTCTCCGTCTCCTCCGGTTCGTCCTGCACAAGCAGCACGCTGACGCCCAGCCATGTCCTCAAGGCGATGGGCGTACTGAGTGAGGGGAATGTGCGGGTGTCGTTGCCACGGGGGGCGACGGAGAAGGACGTCGAACGCTTCCTCGCCGTGTTGCCGGGGGCGGTCGCGGAAGTACGGGAGAAGCTGGGAGCGCAGGCGCCGATGACGGCCGTAGAAGAGGACATCCTCGTCGTGGACGCCCTCGGCAAGCGCTGCCCGATCCCGGTGATCGAACTGGCGAAAGTCATCGGCGATGTGCCGATCGGCGGCACGGTCAAGGTCCTGTCCGACGACGAGGCGGCACGCTTGGACATCCCGGCATGGTGCGAGATGCGGGCTCAGGAGTACATCGGCGAGGAAAAGGCGGACCAGGGCACGGCGTACTTGATCCGCCGAGCAACCTGAACGCCCCTTTTTTAGGGGCGCGGGGAACTGCGCGACCAGCCCCCACGCACCCGCAGACGAAAAATCAGCCCAGATGCCCCCGCACCTCAGCCGCAGCATCATGCCCATACGCCTTGGTGAACCGGTCCATGAAGTGCACCCGCCGCAGCTGGTACTCCTGCGTACCCACCGTCTCGATGACGAGCGTCGCCAGCATGCAACCGACCTGCGCCGCCCGCTCCAACGAAACCCCCCACGCCAGCCCCGAGAGGAACCCCGCCCGGAACGCGTCGCCGACACCCGTGGGGTCGGCCTTCCGCTCCTCCTCCGCGCAGCCGACCTCGATCGGGTCCATACCGACGCGCTCGATACGAACGCCGCGCGAGCCGAGCGTGGTCACCCGGTGCCCGACCTTCGCCAGGATCTCCTCGTCGCTCCAGCCGGTCTTGGACTCGATGAGCCCCTTCTCGTACTCGTTGGAGAAGAGGTACGCCGAGCCGTCCAGCAGGATGCGGATGTCGTCGCCGTCCATGCGCGCGATCTGCTGGGAGAAGTCCGCGGCGAACGGGATGGAACGGGTACGGCACTCCTCCGTGTGGCGGAGCATCGCCTCGGGGTCGTCCGCGCCGATGAGGACCAGGTCGAGGCCGCCCACGCGGTCGGCGACGGTCTTCAGCTCGATCTGCCGGGCCTCGCTCATCGCGCCGGTGTAGAAGGAGCCGATCTGGTTGTGGTCGGCGTCGGTGGTGCACACGAAGCGGGCGGTGTGCAGCGTCTCGGAGATACGCACCGAGCCGGTGTCGACGCCGTGCCGGTCGAGCCAGTCCCGGTACTCGGCGAAGTCGGAGCCGGCGGCCCCGACCAGGATCGGCGCGGTGCCGAGCTGGCCCATGCCGAACGCGATGTTGGCGCCGACACCGCCCCGGCGTACGTCGAGGTTGTCGACCAGGAAGGAGAGCGACACCGTGTGCAGCTGGTCCGCGACCAGCTGGTCGGCGAAGCGGCCGGGGAAGGTCATGAGGTGGTCGGTGGCGATGGAGCCGGTGACTGCGATGCGCACGGCGAGGACTCTCCTGAGGGAGGCTGCGTTGACACTTCACGCTACCCGGTCCGCGCTACGGCTCTGAAGCGGCCAAAACTACCCGATAGTAGATCTTTCTTCGCGAGGTCGAGCGTGCCTACGGTGCCGCTATGACGAACCTCAAGGTCGACGGCCCCGTTCCGGCCCATGTTCCGGTTCACGTTCCGGTCCATCTCGAAGGCGAGGGCGAGGCCGATCTCGCGTCGCTGCGCGGTGACTGCGCGCGGATGGTTCCGCACTGGACGGTTCCCGACCGGATCGCCTCCCTCCCGGTGTCCCCGTCGCTCATCCACGGGGTGACGGTGCCGTCGGCGTCGGCCCGCCTGCTGGACGG
The nucleotide sequence above comes from Streptomyces sp. N50. Encoded proteins:
- the coxB gene encoding cytochrome c oxidase subunit II; amino-acid sequence: MSPNGSDRSPRRPMRRKLLQAMTAGLVLATATGCTSKDFPRLGFPTPTTEEGPRILSLWQGSWAAALAVGILVWGLIMWSVVFHRRSRTKVEIPPQTRYNMPIEALYTVVPLIIVSVLFYFTARDETKLLSLDKKPDVTVNVVGFQWSWGFNYIENVDGVSGDATTDKNLAAIPDRFKKEFPANAGGVYDVGTPATKNQQTGNPGPTLWLPKGETVRFVLTSRDVIHDFWVVPFLMKMDVVPGHTNAFQVTPNKEGTYLGKCAELCGVDHSRMLFNVKVVSPEVYQQHLKDLAKKGQTGYIPAGIAQTSHEKNRETNNL
- a CDS encoding carbohydrate kinase family protein → MRIAVTGSIATDHLMTFPGRFADQLVADQLHTVSLSFLVDNLDVRRGGVGANIAFGMGQLGTAPILVGAAGSDFAEYRDWLDRHGVDTGSVRISETLHTARFVCTTDADHNQIGSFYTGAMSEARQIELKTVADRVGGLDLVLIGADDPEAMLRHTEECRTRSIPFAADFSQQIARMDGDDIRILLDGSAYLFSNEYEKGLIESKTGWSDEEILAKVGHRVTTLGSRGVRIERVGMDPIEVGCAEEERKADPTGVGDAFRAGFLSGLAWGVSLERAAQVGCMLATLVIETVGTQEYQLRRVHFMDRFTKAYGHDAAAEVRGHLG
- a CDS encoding cysteine desulfurase/sulfurtransferase TusA family protein, which codes for MSYFDAASSAPLHPVAQQALLAALDDGWADPARLYREGRKARLLLDAAREAAAEAVGCRADELVFTSSGTRAVHTGIAGALAGRRRVGRHLIVSAVEHSSVLHSAEALVAEGGSSTEVPVDRTGAVSVAAYADSLRSDTALACLQSANHEVGTLQPVAEVAEACRAVGVPLLVDAAQSLGWGPVEGPWSLLTASAHKWGGPAGVGLLAVRKGARFAPQHPVDERESGRAPGFENIPAVVAAAASLRAVRTEAAQEALRLRELTERIRTRVPRLVPGVDVVGDPVRRLPGIVTFSCLYVDGETLLHELDRAGFSVSSGSSCTSSTLTPSHVLKAMGVLSEGNVRVSLPRGATEKDVERFLAVLPGAVAEVREKLGAQAPMTAVEEDILVVDALGKRCPIPVIELAKVIGDVPIGGTVKVLSDDEAARLDIPAWCEMRAQEYIGEEKADQGTAYLIRRAT
- the ctaD gene encoding cytochrome c oxidase subunit I; this translates as MSILNEPQGAAAAESHYADELPVRRKQPGNVVIKWLTTTDHKTIGTLYLVTSFAFFLIGGVMALLMRAELARPGLQILSNEQFNQAFTMHGTIMLLMFATPLFAGFTNWIMPLQIGAPDVAFPRLNMFAYWLYLFGSTIAVGGFLTPQGAADFGWFAYSPLSDAVRSPGIGADMWIMGLAFSGFGTILGAVNFITTIICMRAPGMTMFRMPIFVWNVLLTAVLVLLAFPVLAAALFALEADRKFGAHVFDAANGGALLWQHLFWFFGHPEVYIIALPFFGIISEVIPVFSRKPMFGYMGLVAATISIAGLSVTVWAHHMYVTGGVLLPFFSFMTFLIAVPTGVKFFNWIGTMWKGSLSFETPMLWATGFLITFTFGGLTGVILASPPMDFHVSDSYFVVAHFHYVVFGTVVFAMFSGFHFWWPKMTGKMLDERLGKITFWTLFIGFHGTFLVQHWLGAEGMPRRYADYLAADGFTALNTISTISSFLLGLSILPFLYNVWKTAKYGKKVEVDDPWGYGRSLEWATSCPPPRHNFLTLPRIRSESPAFDLHHPEIAALDQLENAHHGDKALTGGKEAGK